A DNA window from Solanum lycopersicum chromosome 3, SLM_r2.1 contains the following coding sequences:
- the LOC101252255 gene encoding plant-specific TFIIB-related protein PTF2, translated as MENSRSCKSCQKHTIGSDDTTGNPVCLSCGTLQDYDNYDAQIGGISGPTGTQVRTGTAGSGTVYNYNETKIYNAQKEIEDLMYQLGFSSLKSSEVKDMVVKVTDGEYGQGRWFTVLIGACACIVMRIDGKPLAIVTVANIVCCDIYELGRMIYRVVDFLDLKLPEFDIVDSFEHYIRNAPSFSEVSEDLIGRMLKQGVFLVQCLVKWYVTTGRRPLPVVAAVLVFVAKLNQVDVVIEDVANELQVAVVTCRLRYKELLERLVKVARGLPWGEDVTVKNIMKHATFVIQYMELKSMSKNRNKNKNFEDVGFDLDYLIDDCLSNGNDYALDADDTVNDSQYFMMDHSKRLSIEGPNRFQISQECLAMIYSKMKDEMHVHESTHSRDNSIRKRKRGYGMLSYTDWWKGESEMSKKLLVKQIVEKDVGLSVMPPSFDSGCLSYERRKEKIKAAKYRIHKTMYPSDASSIDTIDVGSLEHVNAGKRRKRKMKFDVDWEDFIIETLLLHQVEEVEIEKGYYKTLMDLHVFNY; from the coding sequence ATGGAGAATTCTCGTTCCTGCAAGAGTTGTCAAAAGCATACAATCGGTTCAGATGACACAACAGGTAATCCCGTTTGCTTATCATGTGGAACTTTACAAGATTACGATAATTACGATGCCCAAATCGGTGGAATTAGTGGTCCAACCGGAACACAAGTCCGCACCGGCACCGCCGGTAGCGGAACAGTTTATAACTACAACGAAACAAAAATTTACAATGCCCAGAAAGAAATCGAAGATTTAATGTACCAATTAGGATTTTCGAGCTTGAAATCTAGTGAAGTTAAGGATATGGTAGTGAAAGTTACTGACGGAGAATACGGGCAGGGTAGATGGTTTACAGTATTAATAGGTGCTTGTGCTTGTATTGTAATGAGGATAGACGGGAAGCCGTTGGCTATTGTTACGGTAGCGAATATAGTTTGTTGTGATATTTATGAATTGGGTAGGATGATTTATCGGGttgttgattttcttgatttgaagTTGCCTGAATTCGATATTGTTGATTCGTTCGAGCATTATATTAGGAATGCTCCGAGTTTTAGTGAGGTTTCTGAGGATTTGATTGGGAGGATGTTGAAACAGGGTGTTTTTTTGGTGCAGTGCTTGGTGAAGTGGTATGTGACGACGGGAAGGAGACCGTTGCCTGTTGTGGCAGCAGTGTTGGTGTTTGTTGCAAAGTTGAATCAAGTTGATGTGGTGATTGAGGATGTGGCGAATGAGTTGCAAGTGGCAGTTGTTACTTGTAGGTTGAGGTATAAGGAGTTGTTGGAAAGGCTTGTGAAGGTTGCTCGAGGTTTGCCTTGGGGTGAGGATGTTACGGTTAAGAATATTATGAAGCATGCGACTTTTGTTATTCAATACATGGAGTTAAAGTCAATGTCGaagaatagaaataaaaataagaattttgagGATGTTGGGTTTGATCTGGATTATTTGATCGATGATTGTTTGAGCAACGGAAATGACTATGCTTTAGATGCCGATGACACCGTAAATGACTCGCAGTACTTTATGATGGATCACTCTAAAAGGTTGAGTATTGAAGGTCCAAATAGATTCCAAATTTCCCAAGAGTGTTTAGCAATGATTTATTCAAAGATGAAGGATGAAATGCATGTACACGAGTCGACACATAGCAGAGATAATAGCATCAGGAAAAGGAAGAGAGGATATGGCATGCTTTCATACACAGATTGGTGGAAGGGCGAATCAGAAATGAGCAAAAAGCTTTTAGTGAAGCAAATAGTGGAGAAAGATGTGGGCTTAAGTGTTATGCCTCCTTCTTTTGATAGTGGTTGCTTGTCATAtgaaaggagaaaagagaagataaaaGCTGCAAAGTATCGAATCCATAAGACAATGTATCCTTCGGATGCTAGTTCAATTGATACGATTGATGTAGGCTCCCTCGAACACGTAAATGCTGGAAagagaaggaaaaggaaaatgaaatttgatGTTGATTGGGAGGATTTCATTATTGAAACCCTTCTGCTTCATCAGGTGGAAGAAGTGGAGATAGAAAAGGGATATTACAAGACCCTGATGGACTTGCATGTTTTCAACTATTGA
- the LOC101252848 gene encoding senescence-specific cysteine protease SAG39-like translates to MAYMFNSSLIFATLLVLNFLIIQATSRTLYESSMVEKHEQWMAKYGREYKDEIEKAERFKVFKQNFEYIESINKNGTRSYKLGINEFADRRKEEFKSVRNGYKIPSKQRIKTKSFRYENASSPITMDWRKKGAVTRIKDQGQCGCCWAFSAVAAIEGLNMIKTGKLISLSEQELVDCDIGLNEGCEGGLMDNAFKFIIKNNGITSENSYPYKGIDSSCNKNKLLNHMVKISRYEDIPSNSEWALLKAIANQPVSVAIDAGGSDFQFYSSGVFTGHCGNQLDHGVTAVGYGVTKGGTKYWLVKNS, encoded by the exons ATGGCTTATATGTTTAATTCTAGTCTCATTTTTGCTACTTTACTAGTGTTGAATTTCTTGATCATTCAAGCTACATCTCGTACTTTATACGAATCATCAATGGTTGAAAAACATGAACAATGGATGGCTAAGTATGGACGTGAATACAAAGATGAAATAGAAAAGGCAGAGAGGTTCAAGGTATTCAAACAAAATTTCGAGTATATCGAATcgataaataaaaatggaacaCGATCGTATAAACTAGGCATCAATGAATTTGCTGATCGTAGAAAAGAGGAATTTAAGTCTGTTCGTAACGGATACAAAATACCGTCTAAGCAACGAATAAAAACTAAGTCATTTCGATATGAAAATGCTTCATCTCCAATTACGATGGATTGGAGGAAAAAAGGTGCGGTTACTAGGATTAAAGACCAAGGTCAATGTG GATGTTGTTGGGCGTTTTCCGCTGTGGCTGCAATAGAAGGACTTAACATGATTAAAACGGgtaaattaatttcattatctGAGCAAGAATTGGTTGATTGCGATATAGGTTTAAATGAGGGTTGTGAAGGAGGTCTCATGGATAACGCttttaaattcattataaaaaacAATGGAATTACATCAGAAAATAGCTATCCTTACAAGGGAATCGATAGTAGTTGTAACAAGAACAAATTACTCAACCATATGGTGAAAATTTCTAGGTATGAAGATATTCCAAGTAATAGTGAATGGGCTTTACTTAAAGCTATTGCAAATCAACCTGTATCTGTGGCGATCGATGCTGGTGGATcagattttcaattttattctaGTGGTGTGTTTACAGGACATTGTGGAAATCAGTTAGATCACGGTGTTACTGCAGTTGGTTATGGAGTAACTAAAGGTGGTACTAAGTATTGGCTCGTTAAGAACTCATGA
- the LOC104646093 gene encoding uncharacterized protein — protein sequence MAEKEGAIVKKGHEEGLKMALSLLEEYQLPAGLLPLADVIEVGFVKTTGYMWILQTKKVEHNFKMISKLVSYGAEITGYVEKNRIKKLKGVKAKELMLWPPVGDISVDNPPTGKIHFKSLAGITKTFPVEAFAAGQ from the coding sequence ATGGCAGAAAAGGAAGGAGCAATTGTCAAGAAGGGTCATGAGGAAGGCTTAAAAATGGCCCTTTCCCTTCTTGAAGAATATCAACTCCCAGCAGGGCTTCTCCCTCTGGCTGATGTGATCGAAGTCGGGTTTGTGAAGACCACGGGGTACATGTGGATCCTGCAAACTAAAAAAGTTGAACATAACTTTAAGATGATCAGTAAGCTGGTGAGTTATGGTGCTGAAATAACTGGATACGTCGAGAAGAACAGGATCAAGAAGCTCAAGGGAGTGAAGGCTAAGGAACTGATGTTATGGCCTCCAGTTGGTGACATCTCAGTGGACAACCCTCCTACTGGCAAGATTCACTTCAAGAGTCTTGCTGGCATCACGAAAACTTTTCCGGTTGAGGCTTTTGCAGCTGGACAGTAA
- the LOC101249242 gene encoding pollen allergen Sal k 5.0101-like — translation MTKSSEIILIVSVVCLFSLFGVIHAESEASSDHSQTHFKVDGKVYCDVCRTQFENRLSKPLSGAEVQLQCKNQTTDAITATVDGKTDEHGFYELLVERDHEDDICEMMLKKSPMDDCTEIPHERNAQESARITITNNNGIVDTTRHANPLFFLKKEASPECDEVFKELELLPEDISQS, via the exons atgacaaaatcaagTGAAATTATTCTAATTGTTAGTGTAGTTTGTTTGTTTTCCCTGTTTGGGGTAATTCATGCTGAGTCTGAAGCTTCAAGTGATCATAGTCAAACTCATTTCAAGGTAGATGGAAAAGTATATTGTGACGTTTGTCGCACTCAATTCGAAAATCGACTTAGCAAGCCATTATCAG GCGCGGAGGTACAACTACAATGTAAGAACCAAACAACTGATGCTATCACTGCAACAGTGGATGGTAAAACTGATGAGCATGGTTTCTATGAACTCCTCGTGGAACGCGACCACGAGGACGATATATGTGAGATGATGCTCAAGAAGAGCCCCATGGATGATTGTACTGAGATACCACATGAACGTAATGCACAAGAATCAGCAAGAATCACCATTACAAACAACAATGGCATAGTTGATACTACTCGCCACGCGAACCCTCTATTCTTCTTGAAGAAAGAAGCTTCACCAGAATGCGATGAAGTATTTAAGGAACTCGAA